The following are encoded together in the Pseudidiomarina andamanensis genome:
- a CDS encoding RDD family protein — MTEKSEDFNQAPPRTTAQIHSSFPSAGFLRRLAAMVYDLLVAVAILMLASGIAMLLPAILNRVGTIELTESFTAADWLNQTPLYGIYLLTVLGLFFGWFWWRSGQTIGMRAWRLKVQQRNGQRLTKKQAAIRVLTCALGLGNLWVLVDFKNRRAWHDYAAGTELVTLSKEANQLYYWKEL, encoded by the coding sequence ATGACCGAAAAATCTGAAGATTTCAACCAAGCGCCGCCTCGAACGACTGCGCAAATTCATTCGAGCTTCCCAAGTGCTGGATTCCTCCGACGCCTAGCTGCCATGGTTTATGACTTATTAGTAGCAGTCGCAATTTTGATGTTGGCATCAGGTATTGCGATGTTATTGCCAGCTATTTTGAACAGAGTCGGCACGATTGAGCTAACCGAATCGTTTACCGCCGCCGACTGGCTAAATCAAACGCCGCTGTACGGGATTTATCTATTAACCGTTTTGGGTTTATTTTTCGGCTGGTTCTGGTGGCGTAGCGGGCAAACTATTGGCATGCGCGCTTGGCGGTTGAAGGTTCAACAACGTAATGGACAACGATTAACCAAGAAGCAAGCGGCTATCCGTGTTTTGACTTGCGCTTTGGGGCTTGGGAACTTATGGGTGTTAGTCGATTTTAAAAACCGCCGAGCCTGGCACGATTACGCCGCCGGCACTGAGCTAGTCACCTTATCAAAAGAAGCTAACCAGCTGTATTATTGGAAAGAGTTATAA
- the lptG gene encoding LPS export ABC transporter permease LptG — MFSILDRYIARSVLVTSLLSLAVLSGLSSLIRFVEQLKSVGKGTYSVADAGLFVLYSLPRDIEVFFPMAALLGGLIGMGMLASNSELVVMLAAGRSRLNIVGSVMKAAVVMMLAVMAMGEWIAPELESHGRELRARAISGGSLISAQQGIWARDGLSFVNIGEVENTGRLRDVTIYNFDQNSELESITQGQSAIYSADQWRLFDVTKTQYTLERIIQSEQEAFMWQSSLTPDKLGVVTVKPESLSIRGLLDYLDYLETNRQAADRYELALWRKLLAPITVAVMLLVALSFIFGPLRSTTMGARVLLGVITGFGFHVSNEIFGPMAQVYQLPPVLGALLPSLLFATWALWMMGRRGS, encoded by the coding sequence ATGTTTTCTATTCTTGATCGATATATTGCGCGCTCGGTTCTTGTCACATCGTTACTCAGCTTAGCGGTGCTTAGCGGATTATCGAGCCTAATAAGGTTCGTGGAGCAATTAAAATCGGTGGGTAAAGGCACATATTCAGTAGCTGACGCCGGTTTGTTTGTACTTTACAGTTTGCCCCGCGATATCGAAGTATTTTTTCCGATGGCAGCGCTTTTAGGTGGGCTTATTGGCATGGGCATGCTGGCCAGCAACTCTGAATTGGTCGTGATGCTCGCTGCTGGACGCTCGCGCTTGAATATTGTCGGTTCTGTTATGAAGGCAGCTGTAGTTATGATGCTAGCCGTGATGGCAATGGGGGAGTGGATTGCACCTGAGCTGGAATCACATGGTCGCGAACTTCGCGCTCGTGCCATTTCTGGCGGTAGCCTAATTTCCGCCCAGCAGGGTATTTGGGCGCGAGATGGGCTTAGCTTTGTCAACATAGGTGAAGTTGAGAATACAGGAAGACTTCGTGACGTCACCATTTATAACTTCGATCAAAACAGCGAACTGGAGTCAATTACCCAAGGGCAGTCAGCGATTTATAGTGCGGACCAATGGCGTCTTTTTGATGTCACAAAAACTCAGTATACGCTTGAGCGAATTATACAGTCAGAGCAAGAAGCATTCATGTGGCAATCGTCACTCACACCAGACAAACTTGGCGTGGTTACGGTGAAGCCAGAGTCGCTCTCTATTCGAGGGTTATTAGACTACTTAGACTATTTAGAGACCAATCGACAAGCTGCCGATCGTTATGAATTAGCGCTTTGGCGAAAACTATTAGCGCCGATAACGGTGGCTGTGATGTTGCTTGTGGCCCTGTCATTTATTTTTGGGCCGTTGCGCTCCACGACGATGGGGGCTCGAGTTTTACTTGGCGTCATCACAGGGTTTGGCTTTCACGTTAGCAACGAAATATTTGGCCCAATGGCACAGGTTTATCAACTTCCGCCTGTATTAGGCGCACTGTTACCAAGTTTGTTGTTCGCAACATGGGCTCTGTGGATGATGGGACGCCGCGGCAGTTAA
- a CDS encoding RNA polymerase sigma factor → MTAQILTTVQFDDPDTALVKRAGKGDLQAFREIYERHHRRVYGLVLRLAADHDAAQDVTQEVFIQLWKNLERFRGESKFSTWLHTVATRVAITELRKQTKRLNKLQLIGDDQNQYEQQLVQEDSADLGELDTLIKRLPLQMRWVFVLHCIEGMRHEDVADELGIAVGTSKAQVHRARTLLEEWLNYDNA, encoded by the coding sequence GTGACAGCCCAGATTCTTACAACAGTGCAGTTTGATGATCCTGACACCGCTCTTGTAAAGCGAGCCGGAAAAGGTGATTTGCAAGCGTTTCGGGAAATTTACGAGCGTCATCACCGAAGAGTTTACGGTTTAGTGTTGCGCTTAGCTGCCGATCACGACGCCGCACAGGATGTGACGCAAGAGGTATTTATTCAGCTGTGGAAGAACCTCGAGCGTTTCCGCGGCGAGAGCAAGTTCAGTACCTGGCTGCATACAGTAGCCACGCGTGTGGCCATAACCGAGTTACGTAAGCAGACGAAACGTCTTAACAAACTGCAATTGATTGGTGATGATCAAAACCAATATGAACAGCAGTTAGTGCAAGAAGATAGTGCTGATTTAGGCGAACTTGATACGTTGATAAAAAGGCTGCCGTTGCAAATGCGCTGGGTTTTCGTATTGCATTGTATTGAAGGTATGCGTCATGAAGACGTTGCTGATGAATTAGGTATTGCAGTCGGTACCAGCAAAGCACAGGTGCACCGTGCACGAACATTATTAGAGGAGTGGCTAAATTATGACAACGCATGA
- the rnr gene encoding ribonuclease R, with the protein MTLKENDTPEYEVEIPSREQLLEAVKARLKPMRFEELVEQFQLSDERQHVGLKRRLRAMERDGQLIYTKANAYGLPDRMNLIKGRIIGHRDGFAFCRPDEGGADLFIPHHQMYNVLHGDKVLVQQQGTDSKGRVEGRVVRVIEPRQGDIVGRYFVEHNIGMVVPDDSRVSQDILIPEGQNAGARHGQIVVVEITQRPTRRSSPLGTITKVLGEHMAPGMEIEIAIREHDIPNSWSTGVEQELARFGETVPPEAYEGRVDLRELPLITIDGDDSRDFDDAVCAEPVGDGWRLWVAIADVSYYVRPNTALDKDALERGNSVYFPNFVVPMLPEKLSNGLCSLNPDVDRLCMVAEMEINGRGKLQKSKFYPAVMKSHARLTYTKVASILEGDPKLRAEYDHVMSNIEHLHGLFKVLKKARQQRAAIEFETLETRFIFNAQRKIESIEPVRRNVAHTIIEECMIMANVATARLIEGHEEAGALFRVHEPPSTERLSAFRSFLAELGIIMKGSDDPSPRDYTEVLQQVAERPDAELIQTMLLRSMQQAVYSPDNAGHFGLALDEYAHFTSPIRRYPDLILHRAIKALLKKQQGPTPALEGAWMYPDEQLDELGAHCSMTERRADDATRQVDEWLKCEYMQDHIGSEFGGVIAAVTNFGLFVRIDDMQIDGLVHISNLSNDYYQFDGEKQMLIGENSRIVYRLGDKVRIRVKSVDLDERKIDLDLLAAESPMGKNRMPEGHRPSTRGERNKPPANSKKHKKQATKARIKSKRKATEAARKGKKPKNKKVRK; encoded by the coding sequence ATGACACTTAAAGAAAACGATACCCCCGAATACGAAGTAGAAATTCCCTCGCGTGAGCAACTGCTAGAAGCCGTAAAAGCTCGCCTCAAACCCATGCGCTTTGAAGAGCTTGTCGAACAATTTCAGCTCAGTGACGAACGTCAACACGTTGGTTTGAAACGTCGGTTGCGCGCAATGGAGAGAGATGGTCAGTTGATTTATACCAAAGCGAATGCTTATGGTTTGCCTGATCGAATGAATTTAATTAAAGGACGAATTATTGGCCACCGTGACGGCTTTGCGTTTTGTCGTCCTGATGAGGGTGGGGCTGATTTGTTCATTCCTCATCATCAAATGTACAACGTTTTGCACGGCGATAAAGTGCTAGTGCAGCAGCAAGGCACGGACAGCAAAGGTCGAGTAGAAGGCCGCGTAGTGCGAGTTATCGAACCACGTCAGGGTGACATTGTTGGGCGCTACTTTGTCGAACATAACATTGGCATGGTCGTGCCAGATGATAGCCGTGTTAGTCAAGATATTCTGATTCCCGAAGGACAAAATGCTGGGGCTCGACATGGTCAAATTGTGGTTGTGGAAATTACCCAACGACCTACGCGCCGCAGCAGCCCGCTGGGTACTATCACGAAAGTACTCGGTGAGCATATGGCGCCGGGTATGGAAATTGAAATTGCCATTCGTGAACATGATATTCCCAATTCTTGGTCAACTGGCGTTGAACAAGAGCTAGCTCGCTTTGGCGAGACGGTTCCGCCGGAAGCTTATGAAGGACGAGTCGATTTACGGGAATTGCCGTTAATTACGATAGACGGTGATGATTCTCGTGATTTTGATGATGCAGTCTGCGCTGAACCTGTTGGTGACGGCTGGCGCTTATGGGTGGCTATTGCGGATGTCAGCTATTACGTGCGACCGAACACTGCGTTAGATAAAGACGCTTTAGAGCGCGGCAACTCGGTTTATTTCCCGAACTTTGTGGTGCCGATGCTGCCAGAAAAACTCTCCAATGGCTTGTGTTCATTGAACCCTGATGTTGATCGGTTATGTATGGTGGCCGAGATGGAGATCAACGGGCGTGGTAAGCTACAAAAATCCAAGTTTTATCCGGCTGTAATGAAATCACATGCTCGACTCACGTATACCAAGGTTGCATCCATTTTGGAGGGTGATCCGAAGCTGCGTGCTGAGTATGACCACGTAATGAGTAATATTGAGCATTTGCACGGCTTGTTTAAGGTACTTAAAAAAGCGCGTCAACAACGAGCAGCGATAGAATTTGAAACATTAGAAACGCGTTTTATTTTCAATGCCCAACGGAAAATAGAGTCGATAGAGCCCGTGCGTCGAAATGTTGCTCATACAATTATCGAAGAATGTATGATCATGGCGAACGTTGCCACTGCTCGACTGATTGAAGGCCATGAAGAGGCCGGTGCGCTGTTTCGAGTACATGAGCCACCATCAACTGAGCGATTAAGTGCATTTCGGAGCTTTTTAGCTGAACTAGGAATTATCATGAAAGGGTCAGATGACCCTAGCCCGCGCGACTATACCGAAGTGCTGCAACAAGTTGCAGAGCGTCCCGATGCCGAGCTTATTCAAACGATGTTACTGCGCTCAATGCAGCAAGCTGTTTATAGTCCAGACAATGCTGGGCATTTTGGTTTAGCGCTAGACGAGTATGCGCATTTCACCTCGCCGATTCGTCGTTATCCTGATTTGATTTTACATCGCGCAATTAAAGCCTTGTTGAAGAAGCAACAAGGGCCAACGCCAGCGCTCGAAGGCGCATGGATGTATCCAGATGAACAACTTGATGAACTTGGTGCGCACTGTTCAATGACAGAACGTCGAGCCGATGATGCAACGCGTCAAGTCGATGAATGGCTCAAGTGTGAATATATGCAAGATCACATTGGTTCAGAGTTTGGTGGCGTGATTGCCGCAGTGACTAATTTTGGGCTATTTGTACGCATTGATGACATGCAAATTGATGGTTTGGTGCACATTAGTAATCTTTCCAACGACTATTATCAGTTTGATGGCGAAAAGCAGATGCTGATTGGTGAAAATAGTCGAATTGTCTATCGATTAGGTGATAAAGTCCGCATCCGTGTGAAATCGGTCGATTTGGACGAACGTAAAATCGATTTAGATTTGTTGGCGGCGGAAAGCCCAATGGGTAAAAATCGTATGCCAGAAGGGCATCGCCCGAGCACCCGTGGAGAGCGCAATAAGCCGCCTGCCAATAGTAAGAAGCACAAAAAACAAGCGACCAAAGCGCGAATTAAATCGAAGCGAAAAGCGACGGAAGCTGCGCGCAAAGGCAAAAAGCCGAAAAACAAAAAAGTAAGAAAGTGA
- the priB gene encoding primosomal replication protein N — protein MQNNYCLSGEIIKPPQLTHSPAGISHLRFVLEHISEQIEAGLPRRSYVRITVVLSGEKAPQWANELKVGTAVQVSGFLNRIEDINGIGKLVLHAQQLVKI, from the coding sequence GTGCAAAATAACTATTGCCTGAGCGGCGAGATTATCAAACCGCCTCAATTGACGCACAGTCCGGCTGGCATTAGCCATTTACGATTTGTCTTAGAACATATCTCTGAACAAATTGAAGCCGGTCTCCCACGTCGCAGTTATGTCAGAATTACTGTGGTATTAAGTGGCGAGAAAGCACCGCAATGGGCAAACGAATTAAAGGTTGGAACTGCAGTACAAGTCAGTGGTTTTTTGAATCGAATAGAAGATATAAACGGTATTGGCAAATTAGTACTACACGCCCAGCAACTTGTGAAGATTTGA
- a CDS encoding DUF4097 family beta strand repeat-containing protein: MKVLNMLIGAVVIALSFAAQAQGERIDQKLDIPANARVVIDTMRGNVDIRGTSNKVAHVTGRLDKHAEKFVFELNGDTLTIKVEMPKRGNYNDNDGNELTITLPETARVEARGVSVDFKVTNFKAAVTTNTVSGDVKASKLTGNIQLESVSGDIDAKELAGELALRSVSGDVTDHGSDSSRASYSSVSGDVAVKTNASVVRVEAVSGDIELTLQRIDSLHVNSVSGDVDASLEMAREGRINVESVSGEVNMMFKGSIDADIDAKTSAGGAIHNHLTQQQAEESAFGIGQRLSLQLGERSGSMNFRTVSGDIVLKK, translated from the coding sequence ATGAAAGTATTAAACATGTTGATTGGCGCCGTTGTGATAGCGCTATCGTTTGCTGCTCAGGCTCAAGGTGAGCGTATCGATCAAAAGCTTGATATTCCAGCAAATGCACGAGTCGTCATTGATACAATGCGCGGCAATGTAGATATTCGAGGCACCTCGAATAAGGTGGCACACGTGACTGGGCGCTTGGACAAACACGCAGAGAAATTTGTGTTTGAACTTAATGGCGATACGCTGACGATTAAGGTCGAAATGCCGAAGCGCGGTAACTATAACGATAATGATGGCAACGAATTAACGATTACGTTACCGGAAACAGCGCGAGTTGAAGCACGCGGCGTATCTGTTGATTTTAAAGTTACCAATTTTAAAGCTGCGGTAACCACCAACACCGTCAGTGGTGATGTGAAGGCATCAAAACTTACTGGTAACATTCAATTGGAATCGGTTAGCGGTGATATCGATGCGAAGGAACTTGCCGGGGAATTGGCTTTGAGAAGCGTTAGTGGTGATGTGACAGACCATGGCAGTGATAGCTCACGCGCGAGTTATTCAAGCGTTAGTGGTGACGTGGCAGTAAAAACGAACGCTAGCGTTGTGCGTGTTGAGGCGGTTTCTGGTGACATTGAGTTGACATTACAGCGCATCGATTCACTTCATGTGAATAGCGTTAGCGGCGATGTGGATGCTAGCTTAGAGATGGCTCGCGAAGGCCGTATTAATGTGGAAAGCGTCAGTGGTGAAGTTAATATGATGTTTAAAGGTTCGATTGACGCAGACATTGACGCCAAAACCAGTGCTGGTGGTGCTATCCATAATCATTTGACGCAGCAGCAAGCGGAAGAGTCAGCTTTTGGTATTGGCCAACGCCTGAGCTTGCAACTTGGTGAGCGCAGCGGTTCAATGAACTTCCGTACAGTTAGTGGTGATATCGTTCTTAAAAAGTAA
- the lptF gene encoding LPS export ABC transporter permease LptF, with product MRIFRYLIRETFKSQIAVLVVLMTIFVSQKFVRVLADASAGEIPSNIVIQLLGLNLPALAALILPLSLFLGILLAHGRIYADNEMTVLHACGVSEWYVTRVTLALSVVLAIITAALTLYLVPWSLEQERVVEEKARSESGLSVIMPGRFQQASNQKAVIYVQGLNENGDLDEVFVAQSLRDENDQVIGGSVVMADRGSVIAAETGAQTLVLNNGMRYAQSFIEGEFQIMQFDAYQLQIKEQEGSEYIRKLEAYSTLELMQERDAEAQAELQWRIAIPLAMPLLTLIAVPLSRVNPRQGKFARMAPALLIYLGYFLTLMAARSALADGVIPPAIGLWWIHILLLVCGFVLIGKGRPWGLKAMAKLKRSR from the coding sequence GTGCGCATATTTCGCTATTTAATACGTGAAACATTCAAGTCTCAAATCGCCGTATTGGTGGTGTTGATGACGATATTTGTGAGTCAGAAGTTTGTTCGCGTATTGGCTGACGCATCAGCGGGTGAAATTCCAAGCAACATTGTTATTCAACTACTTGGGTTAAATCTTCCGGCGCTGGCTGCATTAATCCTTCCTCTAAGCCTGTTTCTCGGTATTTTGTTAGCTCACGGGCGTATCTATGCCGACAACGAAATGACGGTTTTGCATGCTTGTGGTGTCAGTGAGTGGTATGTCACACGTGTAACACTCGCATTATCGGTTGTTCTAGCTATTATCACGGCAGCACTGACCCTATATCTTGTGCCGTGGTCGTTAGAACAAGAGCGTGTAGTGGAAGAAAAGGCCCGAAGCGAGAGCGGGCTGAGTGTCATCATGCCGGGTCGTTTTCAACAAGCAAGTAACCAAAAAGCAGTCATTTATGTGCAAGGGCTGAATGAAAACGGCGATCTTGATGAAGTATTTGTGGCGCAATCATTGCGTGACGAGAATGACCAAGTCATCGGTGGAAGTGTCGTCATGGCTGACCGCGGCAGTGTTATAGCCGCGGAAACTGGGGCACAGACTTTGGTGCTAAATAACGGCATGCGGTATGCACAAAGCTTTATTGAAGGCGAATTTCAAATCATGCAGTTTGACGCCTATCAACTGCAAATTAAGGAGCAGGAAGGCTCAGAATATATTCGTAAATTAGAAGCCTATAGCACCTTAGAATTGATGCAAGAGCGAGATGCAGAGGCTCAGGCTGAACTGCAATGGCGAATTGCAATTCCGTTGGCGATGCCATTATTGACGTTAATTGCCGTTCCGTTGAGTCGGGTGAATCCGCGGCAAGGTAAATTTGCCCGAATGGCTCCCGCTTTATTGATATATCTGGGCTATTTTTTAACGTTGATGGCAGCGCGCTCAGCGCTTGCTGATGGCGTTATTCCGCCAGCCATCGGTTTGTGGTGGATACATATATTGTTGCTCGTATGTGGATTCGTGTTGATTGGTAAAGGGCGGCCTTGGGGGCTAAAAGCAATGGCTAAGCTGAAGAGGTCACGATAA
- the dnaB gene encoding replicative DNA helicase yields MADKRSDKQSRQGQHKAKDAKLDAIKTPPHSIEAEQSVLGGLMLDNQAWDTIAGELIADDFYHRGHRLIYRAMHHLAERTQPIDLVTVSEVLETSGELQDVGGFAYLGEIAKNTPSAANIRAYAQIVRERAVLREMIAVANEIAESGFDTQNRTSSELLDLAESKVFQIAEKRTNENEGPQPISPILQKTIDRIDELSRSKNHNGITGASTGFYDLDQMTAGLQPSDLIIVAARPSMGKTTFAMNLAENIAMRSEKPVLVFSLEMPSEQIMMRMLASLSHVDQTRIRTGRLEEDEWSRIASTINILKDKNNIYIDDSSGLTPTEVRSRARRVYRESGGLSMIMVDYLQLMTVPGMAENRTLEIAEISRSLKALAKELEVPVVALSQLNRSLEQRTNKRPVNSDLRESGSIEQDADVIMFIYRDEVYHPESEEKGVAEVIIGKQRNGPIGSVKLKFQGHYSRFDNLAKIDMPDGPDY; encoded by the coding sequence ATGGCAGACAAGCGCAGCGATAAGCAATCACGGCAAGGACAGCACAAAGCAAAAGATGCCAAACTAGATGCAATAAAAACGCCTCCCCATTCTATTGAAGCAGAGCAATCGGTGCTGGGCGGCTTGATGCTGGATAACCAAGCCTGGGATACCATCGCGGGTGAATTGATTGCGGATGACTTTTATCATCGCGGGCATCGCCTGATTTATCGTGCCATGCACCACTTGGCAGAACGTACCCAACCGATTGATTTGGTTACCGTATCGGAAGTATTAGAAACATCTGGTGAATTGCAAGATGTTGGTGGCTTCGCTTACTTAGGTGAAATTGCCAAGAATACGCCGAGTGCAGCGAATATCAGAGCCTATGCGCAAATTGTGCGTGAGCGCGCGGTATTAAGAGAGATGATTGCCGTTGCCAATGAAATTGCAGAGTCAGGTTTTGACACCCAAAACCGCACTTCAAGCGAATTGCTCGATCTTGCTGAAAGTAAGGTCTTCCAAATTGCGGAAAAACGCACGAACGAGAATGAAGGTCCACAGCCTATTTCGCCGATTCTGCAGAAAACCATCGATAGAATTGACGAGCTCAGCCGTAGCAAAAATCATAATGGTATTACCGGTGCTTCTACCGGCTTTTACGATCTCGATCAGATGACTGCAGGTTTGCAACCGTCAGATCTCATCATTGTCGCAGCGCGACCATCCATGGGTAAAACAACGTTTGCAATGAACTTGGCGGAGAACATTGCGATGCGCTCTGAAAAACCGGTTCTTGTATTTAGTTTAGAGATGCCGTCGGAACAGATCATGATGCGTATGCTGGCATCTCTGAGTCATGTGGATCAAACTCGAATTCGTACGGGCCGACTTGAAGAAGATGAGTGGTCGCGAATTGCTTCGACAATCAATATTCTCAAAGATAAAAATAATATCTACATTGACGATTCGTCAGGCCTTACGCCAACCGAGGTGCGTTCGCGTGCGCGACGTGTCTATCGTGAGAGTGGTGGACTTTCGATGATCATGGTCGATTATCTTCAGTTAATGACGGTGCCAGGTATGGCAGAGAACCGAACGCTCGAAATTGCTGAAATATCGCGCTCATTAAAAGCGTTGGCGAAAGAATTGGAAGTACCCGTTGTAGCTCTGTCGCAGCTGAACCGGTCATTGGAGCAACGCACCAACAAACGCCCAGTTAACTCTGACTTACGTGAATCAGGCTCAATTGAGCAGGATGCCGACGTGATTATGTTTATCTATCGTGATGAAGTTTATCATCCGGAAAGTGAAGAAAAAGGCGTAGCCGAAGTGATTATTGGTAAGCAGCGTAATGGTCCAATT
- the rpsF gene encoding 30S ribosomal protein S6, protein MRHYEIVFMVHPDQSEQVPGMIERYSETIKSGNGTIDRLEDWGRRQLAYPINKLHKAHYVLMNIEATAEVVEELETAFRYNDAVLRSMIMRKKEAVTEASPLSKKDEPRKSESRNEEQDDSEAA, encoded by the coding sequence ATGCGTCATTATGAAATCGTATTCATGGTCCATCCAGACCAGAGCGAGCAAGTACCTGGCATGATCGAGCGTTACAGCGAGACCATCAAATCAGGTAACGGCACCATTGATCGTTTAGAAGACTGGGGCCGTCGTCAGTTGGCATACCCAATCAACAAGTTGCACAAAGCACACTATGTGTTGATGAACATCGAAGCGACTGCTGAAGTTGTTGAAGAGTTGGAAACAGCTTTCCGCTACAACGATGCGGTATTACGCAGCATGATCATGCGCAAGAAAGAAGCAGTAACTGAAGCTTCTCCATTGAGCAAGAAAGACGAGCCGCGTAAGAGCGAAAGCCGTAACGAAGAGCAAGACGACAGCGAAGCGGCATAA
- the rplI gene encoding 50S ribosomal protein L9, translated as MEIILLDKIANLGSLGDQVSVKSGYARNFLFPQGKAVPATEANIKVFEERRAELEAKLAEELAAAQARAEKINALDPVVIGSKAGDEGKLFGSIGTRDIADAVTAAGVEVVKAEVLLPNGTLREVGEYDIELHLHSDVFATVKLQVVAAD; from the coding sequence ATGGAAATCATTCTATTAGACAAAATCGCCAACTTAGGTAGCTTGGGTGACCAAGTTTCAGTTAAGTCTGGCTATGCACGTAACTTTTTGTTCCCACAAGGTAAAGCAGTTCCTGCTACCGAAGCGAACATTAAAGTATTTGAAGAGCGTCGTGCTGAACTTGAAGCTAAATTGGCTGAAGAGTTAGCGGCAGCGCAAGCTCGTGCAGAAAAAATCAATGCACTTGACCCTGTTGTAATCGGCTCTAAAGCTGGTGACGAGGGTAAATTGTTTGGTTCAATCGGTACTCGCGACATCGCGGACGCAGTAACTGCTGCTGGCGTTGAGGTAGTGAAAGCTGAAGTATTATTACCAAACGGTACTTTGCGTGAAGTTGGTGAATACGACATCGAGTTGCACTTGCACTCAGACGTATTCGCAACTGTGAAGTTGCAGGTTGTTGCTGCTGACTAA
- the rpsR gene encoding 30S ribosomal protein S18 has translation MARFFRRRKFCRFKAEGVKEIDYKDIATLKNYITESGKIVPSRITGTSAKYQRQLARAIKRARYLSLLPYTDSHQ, from the coding sequence ATGGCTCGTTTTTTCCGTCGCCGTAAATTCTGCCGTTTTAAGGCTGAAGGCGTTAAAGAAATTGATTATAAAGATATCGCTACTCTGAAAAACTATATCACTGAGAGTGGCAAAATCGTTCCTAGCCGCATCACTGGCACTTCTGCGAAGTACCAGCGTCAGTTGGCGCGTGCAATTAAACGTGCACGTTACTTGTCGTTGCTGCCTTACACTGATTCACATCAGTAA
- the rlmB gene encoding 23S rRNA (guanosine(2251)-2'-O)-methyltransferase RlmB, whose amino-acid sequence MSKKVTIFGMHSVRALLEQHPERLVEVFATRERQDKPLQLLVSQAQRLGLRVQFVPKATLDKKSEGGNHQGIAITALEAPQMTENDLDSLCEKAGGKALFLVLDGVTDPHNLGACLRTADASGVTAVIVPKDKSASITPVVRKVASGAAETVPFVQVTNLARTLRQLQDRQVWVIGTAGEATQELYAVDLKGPVAIVMGAEGDGMRRLTRETCDELIKIPLLGTVSSLNVSVATGVCLYEAVRQRHGV is encoded by the coding sequence ATGAGTAAGAAAGTCACTATATTTGGTATGCATTCGGTGCGCGCTTTGTTAGAGCAACATCCGGAGCGTTTGGTTGAAGTGTTTGCAACCCGCGAGCGTCAGGATAAACCGCTGCAGCTTTTAGTCAGTCAAGCTCAGCGATTAGGGTTGCGGGTTCAATTTGTACCGAAAGCGACGCTCGATAAGAAATCTGAAGGTGGCAATCACCAAGGCATCGCAATTACGGCATTAGAAGCACCACAAATGACCGAAAATGATTTGGATAGTTTGTGTGAGAAAGCTGGCGGTAAAGCCCTTTTCTTGGTGCTAGATGGCGTGACGGACCCGCATAACCTCGGCGCATGCTTGCGTACCGCAGACGCTTCTGGCGTGACCGCTGTGATTGTTCCGAAAGACAAATCCGCTTCGATTACACCAGTTGTGCGAAAAGTCGCAAGTGGTGCAGCTGAGACTGTGCCGTTTGTGCAAGTGACGAACTTGGCGCGAACCTTACGACAGTTGCAAGACAGACAGGTTTGGGTAATTGGTACCGCAGGAGAAGCGACGCAAGAACTGTACGCTGTTGATTTGAAAGGTCCTGTTGCCATTGTGATGGGAGCTGAAGGTGATGGTATGCGTCGATTAACCCGCGAAACCTGTGATGAATTGATTAAAATTCCTTTGTTGGGCACCGTGAGTAGTTTGAATGTGTCAGTAGCGACTGGGGTTTGTTTATACGAGGCTGTGCGACAACGTCATGGCGTTTAA